Proteins encoded within one genomic window of Mesobacillus subterraneus:
- a CDS encoding ABC transporter ATP-binding protein: protein MSIFSFVKPYRIPIAAALSLMLVELAVELVQPLLMAKIIDEGIVARDLDTVIQLGGIMLGLSFLAFASGITNSFIAAHAGQSFGYDLREKLFAKVQAFSFTNFSSFPSSSLITRITNDVTQLQNTFFMSLRIAMRAPLLVIGGIIMAMLVNVKLSLAFVIIIPPLLIFLIWIMTKAAGLFKSVQKRLDKVNGVMRENLVGMRLIKAFARGGYEGTRFETANNNLRNKTVFALRVTEATIPVLLLFMNLSVIAVLWFGKLEVQTGSVTVGEVVAIVNYAARITTAFSMFSWIIMVFSRARASAERVTDVLKEEIDLEDTIESSKEYGITEGEIEFDKVSFQFPNTNIPILQNLSFSIAAGETVAVLGATGAGKTSMFQLIPRLYDVTSGGIRIDGRKIKDFKLKSLREGIGYVPQEAMLFTGSIKENLAWGKKNATHEEMVKAASDAQIHDTIEKLPDQYDTLLGQKGVNLSGGQKQRLSIARALIKNPRILLLDDSTSALDLKTEARLLDSISHYKCTTVIITQKISTAKEADKILLLEDGSLIGSGDHEYLLKHSSLYQAIYESQFGEVKAGC from the coding sequence ATGAGTATATTTTCTTTTGTAAAACCTTATCGCATCCCGATTGCGGCTGCGCTAAGCTTGATGCTTGTCGAACTGGCCGTTGAACTAGTCCAGCCGCTGCTGATGGCTAAAATCATCGATGAAGGAATTGTCGCCAGGGACCTGGATACTGTCATCCAACTAGGCGGAATCATGCTCGGGCTTTCATTCCTTGCATTTGCATCCGGTATCACGAATTCTTTTATCGCAGCCCATGCAGGTCAAAGCTTTGGTTATGACTTGCGCGAGAAGCTGTTCGCCAAGGTTCAGGCCTTTTCATTCACGAACTTCAGCAGCTTTCCATCATCCTCTTTGATTACAAGGATCACCAATGATGTGACACAGCTGCAAAATACATTCTTTATGAGCCTTAGGATTGCGATGCGCGCTCCGCTGTTAGTTATCGGGGGAATCATTATGGCCATGCTCGTCAATGTGAAATTGTCGCTTGCATTTGTCATCATTATTCCGCCTCTTTTGATTTTCCTGATATGGATTATGACAAAGGCGGCAGGCTTATTTAAAAGTGTACAAAAGCGCCTAGACAAAGTGAACGGTGTCATGAGGGAAAATCTTGTCGGCATGAGGCTGATCAAGGCTTTTGCCAGAGGTGGCTATGAAGGTACACGATTTGAAACTGCGAACAATAACCTTAGGAATAAAACAGTATTCGCCTTAAGGGTTACCGAGGCAACGATACCTGTTTTGCTGCTATTCATGAACCTGAGTGTGATTGCTGTCCTTTGGTTTGGAAAGTTAGAAGTCCAGACTGGAAGCGTAACGGTCGGTGAAGTGGTTGCAATTGTCAATTATGCAGCACGGATCACCACCGCTTTTTCGATGTTTTCATGGATTATCATGGTTTTTTCCCGTGCCAGAGCTTCTGCTGAGCGTGTGACGGATGTGCTGAAAGAGGAAATCGATCTGGAAGACACAATCGAAAGCAGTAAGGAGTATGGAATTACCGAAGGTGAAATTGAATTTGACAAGGTTTCATTCCAGTTTCCGAATACAAATATCCCAATACTTCAGAATCTGTCCTTTTCCATCGCTGCCGGCGAAACAGTGGCTGTATTGGGAGCTACTGGTGCCGGGAAGACATCGATGTTCCAGCTGATCCCCCGGTTATATGATGTAACAAGCGGAGGAATTCGAATCGATGGCCGGAAAATTAAAGACTTTAAACTAAAAAGTCTTAGAGAAGGGATTGGCTACGTTCCTCAGGAGGCTATGCTCTTCACGGGTTCCATCAAGGAAAATCTGGCCTGGGGCAAGAAGAATGCCACCCATGAGGAAATGGTTAAGGCCGCTTCTGATGCCCAAATCCATGACACGATTGAAAAACTTCCTGATCAGTATGACACGTTATTGGGGCAAAAGGGCGTCAACCTATCAGGCGGACAGAAGCAGCGACTATCCATTGCAAGGGCCCTAATCAAAAATCCGAGAATCCTGTTACTTGATGACAGTACAAGTGCACTTGACCTGAAAACAGAAGCAAGGCTGCTGGATTCGATCAGCCACTACAAATGTACAACAGTCATCATCACCCAAAAGATAAGCACTGCTAAGGAAGCCGATAAAATCCTTTTGCTTGAAGATGGCTCCTTAATTGGATCTGGAGACCATGAGTATTTGCTGAAGCATTCTTCCCTTTATCAGGCTATTTACGAGTCCCAATTTGGGGAGGTGAAGGCAGGATGTTAA
- a CDS encoding long-chain fatty acid--CoA ligase translates to MMNVPLTVGSLLERAEKFFPKKQVVSRTLSGIHRFTYKEIGERTRRLASALEKLGVEKGDRVGTFAWNHHRHLEVYFAAPGMGAVLHTINIRLSPEHVSYIINHAEDKVLLVDEDLVPLIERSKDQFKTVEAYIIMTDKDELPETTLEPVYSYEKLLRESSPEFEFVKDIDENDPAGMCYTSATTGNPKGVVYSHRGIVLHSFAFGLADTAALSETDVVLPVVPMFHANAWGLPFAATWFGSTQVLPGPLFTPKLLADLIEQEKVTFTAGVPTIWLGLLNELENGSYDTSSLRSIVCGGSAAPRGMIKAFETKYKIPFLHAYGMTETTPLATVSRLKSYQVGLDEDEILDIRSKQGLLVPGLEMKVIGGNGEVKWDGEEMGELLLRGPWIADEYYKDERSADAFRDGWLYTGDVATVDEEGVIKLVDRTKDLIKSGGEWISSVDLENALMAHEAVFEASVVAVPHEQWQERPIACVVLKEQYKDKLDKQELLDFITPQFAKWWLPDDVIFMEEIPKTSVGKFLKRALRDQLKDHLVQNS, encoded by the coding sequence ATGATGAATGTTCCATTGACAGTAGGATCGCTATTGGAGAGAGCAGAAAAGTTTTTCCCGAAAAAGCAGGTGGTGTCCCGGACACTTTCAGGTATTCACCGGTTCACTTACAAGGAGATTGGCGAACGGACTCGCAGGTTGGCCAGCGCCCTTGAAAAGCTTGGTGTGGAAAAAGGAGACCGGGTTGGTACATTTGCCTGGAATCACCATCGCCACCTTGAAGTCTATTTCGCCGCTCCAGGCATGGGGGCAGTACTTCATACAATTAATATCCGCCTGTCTCCTGAGCATGTCTCTTACATTATCAATCATGCAGAAGATAAGGTGTTGCTTGTTGATGAGGACCTAGTGCCGCTGATTGAGCGTAGCAAGGATCAATTTAAAACGGTAGAGGCATACATCATCATGACCGACAAAGACGAGCTGCCGGAAACAACATTGGAGCCGGTCTATTCTTATGAAAAACTTCTTCGCGAGTCAAGTCCAGAATTTGAGTTCGTGAAAGATATTGATGAAAATGATCCAGCAGGGATGTGCTATACATCGGCAACAACCGGCAATCCAAAGGGCGTTGTTTATTCCCACAGAGGCATTGTACTCCATAGCTTCGCTTTTGGATTGGCCGACACTGCTGCATTATCGGAAACCGATGTCGTATTGCCTGTTGTCCCGATGTTCCATGCCAATGCCTGGGGTCTTCCATTCGCTGCGACTTGGTTCGGCTCGACCCAGGTGCTGCCTGGACCGCTTTTCACTCCAAAGCTGCTTGCGGATCTTATTGAGCAGGAAAAAGTTACCTTCACTGCAGGGGTGCCGACAATTTGGCTTGGCTTGCTGAATGAACTTGAGAATGGAAGTTACGATACATCTTCATTGAGGTCGATTGTTTGTGGTGGTTCTGCTGCACCTCGTGGCATGATCAAAGCGTTTGAAACAAAATACAAAATTCCATTCTTGCATGCATACGGCATGACCGAGACGACTCCGCTGGCAACGGTATCACGTCTGAAGAGCTATCAGGTCGGATTGGACGAAGATGAAATTTTAGATATCCGCTCCAAGCAAGGACTCCTTGTCCCAGGGCTGGAAATGAAAGTTATCGGCGGAAATGGTGAAGTGAAGTGGGATGGCGAGGAAATGGGAGAACTATTACTCCGCGGACCATGGATTGCCGATGAATATTATAAAGATGAGCGTTCGGCAGATGCTTTCCGCGATGGTTGGCTGTACACTGGCGATGTGGCGACTGTTGACGAAGAAGGCGTAATCAAGCTAGTCGACCGTACGAAGGATCTGATCAAGAGCGGCGGAGAATGGATTTCATCGGTCGATCTTGAAAATGCCCTTATGGCTCACGAGGCTGTCTTCGAAGCAAGTGTGGTCGCTGTGCCGCACGAACAGTGGCAAGAACGTCCGATTGCCTGTGTCGTTCTGAAAGAGCAATATAAGGATAAACTCGATAAGCAGGAACTTCTAGACTTCATCACTCCGCAGTTCGCCAAATGGTGGCTTCCGGATGATGTGATCTTCATGGAGGAAATTCCGAAGACCTCGGTCGGTAAATTCCTGAAACGCGCACTAAGAGATCAGTTGAAAGATCATCTCGTGCAGAACTCTTAA
- a CDS encoding CaiB/BaiF CoA transferase family protein, with the protein MLDGIKIVDFTNYIPGPFATLRLAELGAEVVKVEAPEGDPARNTGKGFVFNAHNRGKKSIVINLKETEGKMLALDLLAKADVVVESFRPGVMDKLGLGFEAVTKVNPGIVYCSVTGYGMTGEMSSLGSHDLNYMSLSGALAQMKDSSGRPVHPTHTFADYIGGMAASERILAALVGREKTGGGSYHCISLADSMASLMANHVLIEKETGYPNGVSVLNGSIIGYGLYETKDGRYVSLGALEPKFWRNFCEAVGREEWLSSHYSQPENSNPVYLELVDLFKSKPLSQWADFSMKVDCCLTPVLEAGELAHYPYWREKNFVMPEGQIKMHGDLQSQKGTAPPKKGEQTEELLKDWLSVNSSKN; encoded by the coding sequence ATGTTAGACGGTATTAAAATTGTGGACTTCACCAATTACATTCCCGGTCCTTTTGCGACGCTGAGGCTGGCTGAACTAGGGGCAGAGGTTGTCAAAGTTGAAGCGCCAGAGGGAGATCCGGCAAGGAATACAGGCAAAGGATTTGTATTCAATGCGCATAACCGGGGCAAGAAGAGTATTGTCATCAACCTGAAGGAGACAGAAGGGAAGATGCTGGCTCTTGATTTACTGGCCAAGGCAGATGTGGTGGTTGAGAGCTTCAGGCCAGGAGTGATGGATAAGCTTGGTCTCGGGTTTGAAGCGGTAACAAAGGTCAATCCTGGAATCGTCTATTGTTCGGTGACGGGATACGGCATGACCGGTGAGATGAGCAGCCTGGGCAGCCATGACCTGAATTATATGAGCCTGAGTGGTGCATTGGCTCAGATGAAGGACAGCTCCGGAAGACCGGTACATCCAACCCATACGTTTGCAGATTATATCGGGGGCATGGCGGCTAGTGAGCGAATCCTGGCCGCACTTGTAGGCAGGGAGAAAACTGGGGGAGGCAGCTATCACTGCATCTCCCTTGCTGACAGTATGGCATCGTTGATGGCAAACCATGTCCTGATTGAAAAAGAAACAGGCTATCCTAACGGTGTTTCCGTTCTGAACGGCAGCATCATTGGGTACGGGCTGTACGAAACGAAGGACGGCCGTTATGTCAGTCTTGGTGCACTGGAGCCAAAGTTCTGGCGCAACTTTTGCGAGGCTGTAGGCCGGGAGGAGTGGCTGTCCTCTCATTATTCCCAACCTGAAAACTCAAATCCTGTGTATCTTGAGCTTGTTGATCTGTTTAAAAGCAAGCCGCTCTCGCAGTGGGCAGATTTCAGCATGAAGGTCGACTGCTGCCTCACACCTGTACTTGAAGCGGGAGAACTGGCTCACTACCCATACTGGAGAGAAAAGAATTTTGTAATGCCTGAGGGCCAAATCAAAATGCATGGAGATTTGCAATCGCAAAAGGGAACAGCTCCGCCGAAAAAGGGAGAACAAACAGAAGAGCTTCTAAAAGATTGGCTTAGTGTTAATAGCAGCAAAAACTAG
- a CDS encoding fatty acid--CoA ligase yields MSTTIGKIFDLTVMKFPNKEALYDVRKNVRFTYSEWNDEVNRLANALLAEGVKKGDRVSTFTFNTEELGTAFFACAKIGAVFNPINFRLMGEEVAFILSDAEPKVVLFEKAVEPVIAVIEKRFPHIAFWYIDGDTPEYAQSYHEKVGAAETQPVEIEVDENDLYAIMYTSGTTGRPKGVMHKHRNMVEQSLIVVSSTKLGANDQGLVTAPMFHCAELHCAFLPRIHAGGSNVILHQFAPKKVLELIDSEKVTKFFAAPTMWNMLLQENLSDYNIESLKLGLYGAAPMAPSLVHACHDKLGIKLVQAYGMTEMGPAITFLSEDDQLTKAGAAGQACLNHEIRIVRPNEEGPSDPDDILPPGESGEIIVQGPCMMTGYFNREEASEKAMHKGWYHSGDIGYLDEDGYLWVKDRVDDMIISGGENIYPREVEDVLHAHEGVLDVAIVGQPDDRWGESVTAFVVKKDSQVSEEILDEWCKNSDSLANYKRPRKYIFVDALPRNASGKIQKFMLRKQMEEFFSKGQPT; encoded by the coding sequence ATGAGCACGACGATCGGCAAAATTTTTGACCTGACCGTAATGAAGTTCCCAAACAAGGAAGCCCTCTATGATGTCCGCAAAAATGTCCGCTTTACGTATAGTGAATGGAACGATGAAGTGAACAGGCTTGCCAACGCGCTCCTGGCTGAGGGAGTGAAGAAAGGCGACCGAGTTTCTACGTTCACGTTCAATACTGAGGAGTTAGGTACTGCATTTTTCGCCTGTGCGAAAATCGGGGCGGTTTTCAATCCAATCAACTTCCGGCTTATGGGAGAGGAGGTTGCTTTTATCCTGAGCGATGCGGAGCCAAAGGTCGTACTTTTTGAAAAGGCGGTGGAGCCAGTTATCGCGGTCATTGAAAAGCGATTCCCGCATATCGCTTTTTGGTACATCGATGGAGATACACCCGAATACGCGCAAAGCTACCATGAAAAAGTGGGAGCTGCAGAGACCCAGCCTGTTGAAATCGAGGTAGACGAAAACGACCTTTACGCGATTATGTACACAAGCGGAACAACCGGCAGACCAAAAGGCGTTATGCATAAGCACCGCAATATGGTTGAGCAAAGCCTGATCGTTGTAAGTTCAACCAAATTGGGTGCAAACGATCAAGGTTTGGTAACTGCACCGATGTTCCATTGTGCTGAGCTCCACTGTGCATTCCTGCCTAGAATCCATGCGGGTGGCAGTAATGTCATTCTCCATCAATTCGCTCCAAAGAAAGTGCTGGAGCTGATTGATTCGGAAAAAGTCACGAAGTTCTTCGCCGCACCAACGATGTGGAATATGCTTTTGCAGGAGAATCTATCAGACTATAATATCGAAAGTCTGAAGCTGGGATTGTACGGAGCAGCACCTATGGCACCATCGCTTGTCCATGCCTGCCATGACAAGCTTGGCATCAAGCTAGTCCAGGCATACGGAATGACGGAGATGGGTCCCGCCATCACCTTCCTTTCTGAGGATGACCAGCTGACAAAAGCGGGTGCGGCTGGCCAGGCTTGCCTTAACCATGAAATCAGGATTGTCCGCCCGAACGAGGAGGGCCCATCCGACCCTGATGATATCCTGCCTCCAGGCGAAAGCGGGGAAATTATCGTCCAGGGTCCATGCATGATGACTGGCTACTTCAATCGTGAAGAGGCTTCTGAAAAAGCGATGCATAAAGGCTGGTACCATTCAGGCGATATTGGCTACCTCGATGAAGATGGTTATTTATGGGTCAAAGACAGGGTGGATGACATGATCATCAGCGGCGGTGAAAACATTTATCCTCGTGAGGTCGAGGATGTACTCCATGCCCATGAAGGTGTCCTTGATGTCGCGATTGTCGGCCAGCCTGATGATCGGTGGGGCGAATCCGTAACTGCTTTTGTTGTGAAAAAAGATTCCCAGGTCAGTGAAGAGATTTTGGATGAATGGTGCAAAAATAGTGACAGCCTGGCAAACTACAAACGCCCGCGCAAATACATCTTTGTGGATGCACTGCCTAGGAATGCGAGTGGCAAGATCCAGAAATTCATGCTGAGAAAGCAAATGGAAGAATTTTTTTCAAAAGGGCAGCCGACGTAA
- a CDS encoding acyl-CoA dehydrogenase family protein: MKHPYLTNDHEIFRRSLRKFLEKEAYPFYDLWEEERMIPRSFWEKMGEQGYLCPDIDEEYGGSEVDWGFAVVINEELERVGSGLVGVGLHNDIVVPYITAYGTEEQKKRWLPKCTTGEIITVIAMTEPGTGSDLANIQTTAILDGDHYIVNGQKTFITNGIQSDLIVVACKTDPKANPKHKGVSLLVIERDTPGFSRGRKLNKVGLHCQDTAELIFEDCRVPKENLLGDEGKGFLYLMEKLQQERLLVAIAAQTASEVMLKQTIEYVKSREAFGKPVSKFQNTQFKIVEMATEIEMSRAFLDQLIAEHIEGKDVVTKVSMAKWKMTDSAKKIAAECMQLHGGYGYMEEYEIARRFRDIPVASIYAGTNEIMKTIIAKNLGL, from the coding sequence ATGAAACACCCTTATTTAACCAATGACCATGAAATTTTTCGCAGGTCACTTAGGAAGTTTTTAGAGAAGGAAGCATATCCTTTCTACGACCTGTGGGAAGAAGAGCGAATGATCCCGCGATCATTCTGGGAGAAAATGGGTGAGCAGGGTTATCTTTGCCCGGATATCGATGAGGAGTATGGAGGCAGCGAGGTCGACTGGGGATTTGCTGTTGTCATCAACGAAGAGCTCGAACGGGTGGGATCGGGCCTGGTAGGTGTCGGATTGCATAATGACATCGTGGTTCCATATATTACTGCCTATGGAACAGAGGAGCAGAAAAAACGCTGGCTGCCAAAGTGTACGACAGGTGAAATCATTACGGTCATCGCGATGACTGAACCAGGGACAGGTTCGGATTTGGCGAACATTCAGACGACAGCCATTCTTGATGGTGACCACTATATTGTAAATGGACAAAAAACCTTCATCACCAACGGGATCCAGTCTGATTTGATTGTTGTAGCCTGCAAGACCGATCCGAAAGCGAACCCGAAGCATAAGGGTGTCAGCTTGCTTGTGATTGAGCGGGATACACCAGGTTTTTCCCGAGGGAGGAAGCTGAACAAGGTGGGACTGCACTGTCAGGATACGGCAGAGCTTATATTTGAGGATTGTCGGGTGCCAAAAGAGAATTTGCTTGGAGATGAAGGGAAGGGATTCCTTTACTTAATGGAAAAGCTCCAGCAGGAACGCCTGCTTGTTGCGATTGCTGCGCAAACAGCATCTGAGGTCATGCTGAAGCAGACAATAGAGTATGTGAAAAGCCGCGAAGCATTCGGCAAGCCGGTCAGCAAATTCCAGAACACGCAATTTAAGATTGTCGAGATGGCGACAGAGATTGAGATGAGCAGAGCTTTCCTTGACCAGTTGATCGCCGAGCATATTGAAGGCAAGGATGTCGTCACGAAGGTATCGATGGCCAAGTGGAAGATGACAGACAGCGCGAAGAAAATCGCCGCGGAGTGCATGCAGCTCCATGGAGGTTATGGATATATGGAAGAATACGAGATTGCGAGAAGATTCCGCGATATCCCGGTTGCCAGTATTTATGCCGGAACAAATGAAATCATGAAAACCATCATTGCTAAAAATCTAGGATTATAG
- a CDS encoding class I adenylate-forming enzyme family protein produces the protein MDIGSYLAQNARKTPEKLAIECEGRSYTYKQFNEEVNKLAHGLLSLGIHKGDKLALMMKNSDQFVFAFFAGAKIGAVIVPVNFRLTASEVHYILEQSGTVLVICDDEFEDIITSAREGTNAAHVITTGTPKAVGHHSLNHVLSDKVIDPQVEVSDHDDLEILYTSGTTGRPKGALFDHKRVFNVGLTMMISMGINQEERILHIAPLFHSAQLNLFLVSGIVLGATHIIHRDFHPVTTLQAIQEHKITHFFGVPAMYNFMLQVPNASDYDLTSIKRCGYGAAPMAPELVRKSMELFKTDQFYNLCGLTEAGPGGILLGPEGHRHHLGKGGKAAFLTEARVVDEEGKDIKPGAVGEFIIKGESIMKEYYKKPEETAKTIKEGWLYTGDLATVDEDGYITLVDRKKDMIISGGENVYSIEVEEVLYEHPAVLEAAIIGLPDEVWGEAVCAVIVPKQGAAVEEQELKAFCRQKLAGYKVPRKIFIEEALPRNASGKILKYQLRQKLNEVKL, from the coding sequence ATGGATATCGGGTCATATTTAGCGCAAAATGCCAGGAAAACACCAGAGAAGCTTGCTATTGAATGTGAAGGAAGGAGCTATACGTACAAGCAGTTTAATGAGGAAGTGAACAAGCTAGCCCACGGACTGCTCAGCCTGGGGATTCACAAGGGCGATAAGCTTGCTTTAATGATGAAGAACTCTGATCAGTTTGTGTTTGCTTTTTTTGCAGGAGCTAAAATTGGTGCGGTGATCGTACCGGTGAATTTCCGCCTGACAGCATCCGAGGTCCATTACATATTGGAACAGTCCGGCACTGTGTTGGTGATTTGTGATGATGAATTTGAGGACATCATTACTTCAGCACGTGAAGGAACAAATGCAGCACATGTCATCACGACTGGTACCCCTAAAGCAGTTGGACATCATTCATTGAATCATGTCCTTTCCGATAAAGTCATTGATCCACAAGTTGAAGTAAGCGATCATGATGATCTTGAAATCTTGTATACATCCGGGACGACCGGAAGGCCCAAAGGTGCTTTGTTTGACCATAAAAGAGTCTTCAATGTCGGCTTGACGATGATGATCAGTATGGGCATCAACCAGGAGGAAAGAATCCTCCATATCGCCCCGCTGTTTCATTCGGCACAGCTTAATCTATTCTTGGTTTCGGGGATCGTCCTTGGAGCAACCCATATCATCCACCGGGATTTCCATCCAGTCACAACGCTTCAAGCCATTCAAGAACATAAAATCACCCACTTCTTTGGAGTGCCGGCGATGTACAACTTTATGCTTCAGGTACCGAATGCATCTGATTACGACCTTACTTCAATCAAAAGATGCGGCTATGGCGCTGCACCGATGGCTCCCGAACTTGTACGTAAGAGCATGGAACTTTTCAAGACTGACCAATTTTACAATCTTTGCGGCCTGACCGAGGCTGGTCCTGGCGGCATTCTGCTAGGTCCGGAAGGGCACAGACACCACCTTGGAAAGGGAGGGAAAGCCGCATTCCTGACAGAAGCTAGAGTGGTGGATGAAGAAGGTAAAGATATCAAGCCTGGTGCAGTCGGTGAGTTCATTATCAAAGGCGAATCCATCATGAAAGAATACTATAAGAAGCCTGAAGAAACGGCTAAAACAATTAAGGAAGGATGGCTATATACCGGTGACCTTGCAACGGTCGATGAAGACGGATATATCACCCTGGTCGACCGGAAAAAAGACATGATCATTTCCGGCGGGGAAAATGTGTATTCAATTGAAGTAGAAGAGGTCCTTTATGAACACCCTGCCGTACTGGAAGCAGCCATCATCGGTCTGCCGGATGAAGTATGGGGTGAAGCAGTCTGTGCGGTCATCGTGCCAAAGCAGGGTGCAGCTGTTGAAGAGCAGGAGCTTAAGGCTTTCTGCCGGCAAAAATTGGCTGGCTATAAAGTTCCAAGAAAGATATTTATCGAGGAGGCTTTGCCAAGGAATGCTTCTGGTAAAATCCTGAAATATCAGCTTCGCCAGAAACTGAATGAAGTGAAGCTTTAA
- a CDS encoding sigma-54 interaction domain-containing protein: MLEENKTPHHYEKFKSILHISSYETVNHEEGKILLFQDISEFEKMAEELETVKKLKLTIETTLENAYDGILMTDDKNMITMVSPPLLELFNLEKTEVLYKPVDQILPQLKLGNVFSSEMAEVSDFHEMNGIRYIVHRIPIMKDGKVIGAIGKVMFRQLNEVSELFKKLQKAENKASFYHQQLQKSESARFTWDHIFSKDPNMERLKKSAAKAAKGRSTVLVRGESGTGKELFAHAIHNSSARSDGKFVVVNCAAIPEDLLESEFFGYEEGAFTGAKQRGKIGKFDLANGGTLFLDEIGDMSLSLQAKLLRVLQEREFYRVGGNVRVKVDVRIIAATNRNLEEMVKQGEFREDLYYRLNVISLNIPPLRERVQDVEYLIIGLMKELNYMLGTSITGISSQTKEALLSYGWPGNVRELRNVLERAMTFAEHGKIQAEDLPDYLISQLSTPPTEQISLAEDAELGAIKKALNQTNGNKAKAARLLGISRSGLYEKIKKYELSV; this comes from the coding sequence TTGCTTGAAGAAAATAAAACGCCTCATCATTATGAAAAATTCAAATCGATTCTTCATATCTCTTCTTATGAAACAGTGAATCATGAAGAAGGGAAAATCCTGTTGTTTCAGGATATTTCTGAATTTGAAAAAATGGCTGAAGAATTGGAGACCGTCAAAAAACTGAAACTGACTATCGAAACGACGCTTGAAAATGCGTATGATGGAATCCTGATGACCGATGATAAGAACATGATCACGATGGTCAGCCCTCCGCTGCTCGAATTGTTCAACCTGGAAAAAACAGAAGTTTTGTATAAACCAGTCGATCAAATACTTCCTCAGCTGAAGCTTGGTAATGTATTTAGTTCGGAAATGGCGGAAGTCAGCGATTTTCACGAAATGAACGGAATAAGATATATTGTCCATCGAATTCCAATCATGAAGGATGGCAAGGTCATCGGAGCGATTGGAAAAGTGATGTTCCGTCAGTTGAATGAGGTCAGCGAGTTGTTCAAGAAGCTTCAAAAAGCCGAGAACAAGGCAAGCTTTTACCACCAGCAGCTGCAGAAATCAGAGTCTGCAAGATTCACATGGGATCATATATTCAGCAAAGATCCTAATATGGAAAGACTAAAGAAAAGCGCAGCCAAAGCAGCGAAAGGAAGGTCCACAGTACTGGTCAGGGGAGAAAGTGGGACAGGGAAGGAATTGTTCGCGCATGCCATCCATAACAGCAGTGCCAGGAGCGATGGCAAGTTTGTCGTTGTCAATTGTGCCGCTATCCCGGAGGACCTGCTAGAATCAGAGTTTTTCGGATATGAAGAGGGGGCCTTTACAGGGGCAAAGCAACGCGGTAAAATCGGCAAGTTTGACCTGGCGAATGGCGGTACACTTTTCCTCGATGAAATCGGCGATATGTCACTCTCCCTTCAGGCAAAACTGCTGAGAGTCCTGCAGGAGCGAGAGTTTTACAGGGTAGGCGGAAATGTCAGGGTGAAGGTTGATGTTCGTATTATCGCGGCGACGAACCGTAACTTGGAAGAAATGGTGAAGCAAGGGGAATTCAGAGAGGACCTTTACTATCGCCTGAACGTCATTTCGTTGAACATCCCGCCACTAAGGGAGCGCGTGCAGGATGTGGAGTATTTGATCATCGGTTTAATGAAAGAATTGAACTATATGCTGGGCACGAGCATCACAGGAATCTCATCCCAGACAAAGGAAGCACTCCTAAGCTATGGATGGCCAGGCAATGTCCGTGAGCTGAGGAATGTCCTTGAGCGCGCGATGACGTTTGCCGAGCATGGGAAAATTCAGGCTGAGGACCTGCCAGATTATTTAATCTCGCAACTATCCACTCCACCTACTGAACAAATCAGCCTTGCCGAAGATGCCGAGCTCGGTGCCATTAAAAAAGCCCTTAACCAGACGAACGGGAACAAAGCAAAGGCAGCAAGACTGCTTGGCATCAGCCGCTCAGGCCTATATGAAAAAATTAAGAAATACGAGCTGAGTGTATAG
- a CDS encoding CBS domain-containing protein — MIEFRDIVTPVDCEVTDETTLREALEIFKKKKWNLLPVTDGEQNLHGVFTRSGLYQMVLDGSPLDATIQPYIKKHVRSIRIDTPYREIEKIVKTSKVGTGVVLDEQNKVIGLLTKTDMVGALLKSANTLKDQLETILQHSNIGVLMTDGGMQVVYANEAFAKISGRSVDSIMSRGAGRNFSRLA, encoded by the coding sequence TTGATTGAATTCAGGGATATTGTGACACCTGTAGACTGTGAGGTCACGGATGAAACAACTTTGCGAGAGGCGCTTGAAATTTTTAAAAAGAAGAAATGGAATCTGCTGCCGGTGACAGATGGAGAACAGAATTTGCATGGTGTTTTTACCCGGAGCGGACTGTATCAGATGGTCCTCGATGGCAGTCCGCTTGATGCAACAATCCAGCCATACATAAAGAAGCACGTGAGATCAATTAGGATTGATACCCCTTACCGGGAAATCGAAAAAATCGTAAAAACGAGCAAGGTTGGTACCGGAGTAGTGCTGGATGAGCAAAACAAGGTCATCGGTTTACTGACCAAGACAGATATGGTGGGCGCTCTATTAAAATCAGCCAATACACTTAAGGACCAGCTGGAAACAATCCTGCAGCATTCCAATATCGGCGTACTCATGACGGACGGCGGTATGCAGGTCGTTTATGCAAATGAAGCTTTTGCCAAAATCAGCGGCCGGTCTGTTGATTCAATAATGTCCAGGGGAGCTGGACGAAATTTTTCCCGGCTTGCTTGA